A genomic segment from Streptomyces sp. NBC_00654 encodes:
- a CDS encoding DEAD/DEAH box helicase, translated as MHRHPAETLSEISELSRCSAVFLPADPARTGLIAFWNPDGSTPPGSPGFSRELTVVGADARPFSVPALHMPVRDALAVLTRARVSAHASPSAAFWGAAGILALQLAARGLLLPGLSPMDHDAWRTGPLAADDLERIRALAASMPPTAHAVPLDADSGTTAGESVLLPEPERLLRAFLDAVADALPRTPAATFAAAGPAFAADEPQRVPALRGWAADVAAGHDAGVRLSLRIEVSGLAVPEATTDSSGAEPSFRAVLQIHSVSDPTLVADAAEVWAGSTPAAAAFGPRARMDALLALRRAARAWPPLAPLLSAAVPDSVEPADEEISELLGPASRALAATGVQVHWPRELARKLTARAVIGPSDQEHGQDGPEDAGRAPARTGSDTPSFLSADALLAFNWWFALGDQELSRAELDRLAESSRPVVRLRDQWVLIDPEEARRARESQDRKVTPIDALGAVLTGSTEVDGRRVEVAATGWLEKLRDRLADPESGGQRTIGQPAALAATLRDYQLRGLNWLNTMTSLGLGGCLADDMGLGKTITLIALHLHRQSDPTAAGPTLVVCPTSLMGNWQREIERFAPGTPVRRFHGAARSLDGLGDGEFVLTTYGTMRLDTARLAAADWGMVVADEAQHVKNPHSATAKQLRTIGARARVALTGTPVENNLSELWAILDWTTPGLLGRLGTFRNRYAAAVEGGNDPAAADRLAALVRPFLLRRRKSDPGIAPELPPKTETDRAVSLTAEQTGLYEAVVRETLAEISGSDGFARRGLVMKLLTSLKQICNHPAQYLKEEQPRIADRSGKVELLDELLDTILAEDASVLVFTQYVQMARILEEHLAVRGVPTQFLHGGTPVARREEMVGRFQTGEAPVFLLSLKAAGTGLNLTRAEHVVHFDRWWNPAVEAQATDRAYRIGQTRPVQVHRLIAEGTIEDRIAEMLARKQGLADAVLGSGEAALTELTDAELADLVQLRGGAR; from the coding sequence GTGCACAGGCACCCTGCGGAAACGCTTTCCGAGATCTCTGAACTGTCCCGCTGCTCCGCAGTCTTCCTCCCCGCGGATCCGGCCCGTACCGGCCTGATCGCGTTCTGGAACCCGGACGGTAGCACCCCGCCCGGCTCTCCCGGGTTTTCGCGGGAGCTGACCGTGGTCGGAGCCGACGCCCGGCCCTTCTCCGTTCCCGCGCTGCACATGCCCGTCCGGGATGCTCTCGCGGTACTCACCCGGGCCCGGGTGAGCGCGCACGCCTCCCCCTCGGCCGCCTTCTGGGGCGCCGCCGGGATCCTCGCCCTTCAACTGGCCGCCCGTGGGCTGCTGCTGCCGGGACTCAGCCCCATGGACCACGACGCCTGGCGGACCGGGCCGCTCGCGGCGGACGATCTCGAACGGATCCGGGCGCTGGCGGCGTCCATGCCTCCCACCGCCCATGCGGTGCCGCTCGATGCCGACTCCGGCACCACCGCCGGCGAATCCGTTCTGCTGCCCGAGCCCGAGCGGTTGCTGCGCGCGTTCCTGGACGCGGTGGCCGACGCGCTGCCCCGGACGCCCGCCGCCACGTTCGCCGCGGCTGGGCCCGCCTTCGCGGCCGACGAGCCGCAGCGTGTCCCCGCTCTGCGCGGCTGGGCGGCCGACGTGGCGGCCGGACACGACGCGGGCGTACGGCTCTCCCTGCGGATCGAGGTGTCGGGGCTGGCCGTACCGGAAGCCACGACGGACTCCTCCGGTGCCGAGCCGTCGTTCCGTGCCGTTCTGCAGATCCACAGCGTCAGCGACCCCACGCTGGTCGCCGACGCGGCCGAGGTGTGGGCGGGCAGCACACCGGCCGCCGCCGCCTTCGGCCCGCGCGCCCGGATGGACGCCCTGCTCGCCCTGCGCCGCGCCGCCCGCGCCTGGCCGCCGCTGGCCCCTCTGCTGTCGGCAGCGGTGCCGGACTCCGTCGAGCCCGCCGACGAGGAGATCTCCGAACTGCTGGGGCCCGCCTCACGGGCACTCGCCGCGACGGGCGTCCAGGTGCACTGGCCGAGGGAACTGGCCAGGAAGCTCACCGCGCGTGCGGTGATCGGGCCTTCCGACCAGGAGCACGGCCAGGACGGGCCCGAGGACGCCGGCCGTGCCCCCGCCCGCACCGGGTCCGACACCCCCTCGTTCCTGTCCGCCGACGCACTGCTGGCCTTCAACTGGTGGTTCGCTCTGGGCGACCAGGAGCTGAGCCGGGCGGAACTGGACCGGCTCGCGGAGTCCAGCAGGCCGGTCGTGCGGCTGCGCGACCAATGGGTGCTCATCGACCCCGAGGAGGCCCGGCGGGCCCGCGAGTCCCAGGACCGCAAGGTCACCCCCATCGACGCGCTGGGGGCCGTGCTCACCGGTTCCACCGAGGTGGACGGCCGCCGGGTCGAGGTCGCCGCGACGGGCTGGCTGGAGAAGCTGCGGGACCGGCTCGCCGATCCGGAGTCGGGCGGACAGCGGACGATCGGCCAGCCTGCCGCGCTCGCCGCCACCTTGCGCGACTACCAGTTGCGCGGGCTGAACTGGCTGAACACCATGACCTCGCTCGGCCTCGGCGGATGCCTCGCCGACGACATGGGACTCGGCAAGACCATCACCCTGATCGCGCTGCACCTGCACCGCCAGAGCGATCCGACGGCCGCCGGGCCGACCCTGGTGGTGTGCCCGACGTCCCTGATGGGCAACTGGCAGCGGGAGATCGAGAGGTTCGCCCCCGGCACCCCGGTGCGGCGCTTCCACGGTGCGGCACGCTCGCTGGACGGGCTCGGGGACGGCGAGTTCGTCCTCACGACATACGGCACGATGCGACTGGACACCGCCCGGCTGGCCGCGGCGGACTGGGGAATGGTGGTCGCCGACGAGGCACAGCACGTCAAGAATCCGCATTCGGCGACGGCGAAGCAGTTGCGGACGATCGGCGCGCGGGCCCGCGTCGCGCTCACCGGCACCCCGGTGGAGAACAACCTCTCCGAGCTGTGGGCGATCCTCGACTGGACGACGCCGGGGCTGCTCGGCCGCCTCGGCACGTTCCGCAACCGGTACGCGGCGGCGGTCGAGGGCGGCAACGATCCGGCGGCCGCCGACCGCCTCGCGGCGCTGGTGCGCCCGTTCCTGTTGCGGCGCCGCAAGTCCGACCCGGGCATCGCGCCCGAACTGCCGCCCAAGACGGAGACCGACCGTGCGGTCTCGCTGACGGCGGAACAGACCGGACTGTACGAAGCGGTGGTGCGCGAGACCCTGGCGGAGATCTCCGGGTCCGACGGATTCGCCCGGCGTGGGCTCGTCATGAAGCTGCTGACGTCGCTCAAACAGATCTGCAACCACCCGGCGCAGTACCTCAAGGAGGAGCAGCCGAGGATCGCGGACCGTTCGGGGAAGGTGGAGCTGCTGGACGAACTCCTCGACACAATCCTGGCCGAGGACGCGAGCGTGCTGGTGTTCACCCAGTACGTACAGATGGCCCGGATCCTGGAGGAGCATCTGGCGGTGCGCGGGGTGCCCACCCAGTTCCTCCACGGCGGTACGCCCGTCGCTCGGCGGGAGGAGATGGTCGGCCGGTTCCAGACCGGCGAGGCCCCGGTCTTCCTCCTCTCCCTGAAGGCGGCCGGCACCGGACTCAACCTGACCCGGGCCGAGCATGTG
- a CDS encoding acyl-CoA desaturase encodes MSGSPEEPGAGTPGSGSAGASGSDFAPLLRAVKGQGLLDRRTGWYSAGIAANLAALGGVITGLVLLGNTWWTLLLTLPLAILWSRTAFYGHDAGHAQITGDRRKSRIIGLFHANLLLGMNEAWWNDKHVRHHANPNHIDKDPDVGVGALVWTQKQAAQREGFARWLTRNQARLFFPMLLLEGIALKISGFQFLRNQPVKERALSGLLLIAHLALYATLLLSTMSLGKAVVFALVHHALFGLHLGMAFAPNHKGMEMPDPDGDRWGHLQRQVLTSRNVRGAFLTDWFLGGLNYQIEHHLFPSMPRPHLRLAQPLVKAHCEDIGMPYAETGIIESYRQALTHMHEVGEPLR; translated from the coding sequence GTGAGCGGGAGTCCGGAAGAGCCGGGCGCGGGAACGCCGGGCTCCGGGTCGGCCGGCGCTTCCGGAAGCGATTTCGCCCCGCTCCTGCGGGCCGTCAAGGGACAGGGTCTTCTGGACCGCCGGACCGGTTGGTACAGCGCGGGTATCGCGGCCAATCTGGCCGCCCTGGGAGGGGTGATCACCGGCCTCGTCCTTCTGGGCAACACCTGGTGGACCCTGCTCCTCACGCTGCCGCTGGCGATCCTGTGGAGCCGTACCGCCTTCTACGGGCACGACGCGGGGCATGCCCAGATCACCGGTGACCGCAGGAAGAGCCGGATCATCGGGCTCTTCCACGCCAACCTGCTCCTCGGCATGAACGAGGCGTGGTGGAACGACAAGCACGTCCGTCACCACGCCAACCCCAACCACATCGACAAGGACCCCGACGTCGGTGTCGGCGCCCTCGTCTGGACCCAGAAGCAGGCGGCCCAGCGCGAAGGATTCGCCCGCTGGCTCACCCGTAACCAGGCCCGGCTCTTCTTCCCGATGCTGCTCCTCGAAGGCATCGCCCTGAAGATCTCCGGCTTCCAGTTCCTGCGGAATCAGCCCGTCAAGGAGCGGGCCCTCTCCGGCCTGCTGCTGATCGCGCACCTCGCGCTGTACGCCACGCTGCTCCTGAGCACGATGTCCCTCGGCAAGGCTGTCGTCTTCGCCCTGGTTCACCACGCACTGTTCGGTCTCCACCTCGGTATGGCCTTCGCGCCGAACCACAAGGGCATGGAGATGCCCGACCCGGACGGCGACCGCTGGGGGCATCTGCAGCGACAGGTCCTGACCTCGCGCAACGTGCGCGGTGCGTTCCTCACCGACTGGTTCCTCGGCGGTCTCAACTACCAGATCGAGCACCATCTCTTCCCGAGCATGCCGCGCCCTCACCTGCGACTGGCCCAGCCGCTGGTCAAGGCCCATTGCGAGGACATCGGCATGCCGTACGCGGAGACCGGAATCATCGAGTCCTACCGGCAGGCGCTGACCCATATGCACGAGGTCGGCGAACCGCTGCGGTAG
- a CDS encoding oxygenase MpaB family protein yields MVKRYDRLKEIQRLDPERDFLEIYRLTACYEFPWDITRALELALYRTYAVPSIGRLLAATAELTDRSQKRYDDTVLLLDTVVEHGFGTGQGRTAIRRINQMHRSYDISDDDMRYVLCTFVVTPKRWIDSHGWRRLCDHEIRAFVAYYRTLGTHLGIKDVPSTYEDFEHTLDAYEHEHFGWDEGARRVADATLALVGSWYPAVLAPVVRGASLALLDDSLLRAFRYERPGPAVRRLTNGALRLRARTVRLLPPRKSPHYARRNPEVKGYREGYAVAGLGTFPTPGVRGCPVPHGRTPQARSERTESGPEPVR; encoded by the coding sequence GTGGTGAAGAGGTACGACAGGCTGAAGGAGATCCAGCGACTCGACCCGGAACGGGACTTCCTGGAGATCTACCGTCTCACCGCCTGCTACGAGTTCCCCTGGGACATCACCAGAGCACTCGAACTGGCCCTCTACCGCACGTATGCCGTTCCCAGCATCGGCCGGCTCCTCGCGGCGACCGCCGAACTGACGGACCGTTCGCAGAAGCGCTACGACGACACCGTCCTGCTCCTGGACACGGTCGTGGAGCACGGCTTCGGCACCGGACAGGGACGTACCGCCATCCGCCGGATCAACCAGATGCACCGCAGCTACGACATCAGTGATGACGACATGCGCTACGTTCTGTGCACATTCGTCGTCACTCCGAAACGATGGATCGACAGCCATGGCTGGCGCAGGCTGTGCGACCACGAGATCCGTGCCTTCGTGGCGTACTACCGCACGCTCGGCACCCACCTGGGGATCAAGGACGTGCCCAGCACGTACGAGGACTTCGAGCATACCCTCGACGCATACGAGCATGAGCACTTCGGCTGGGACGAGGGGGCCCGCAGGGTCGCCGATGCCACGCTGGCCCTGGTGGGCTCCTGGTATCCGGCCGTGCTGGCGCCCGTCGTACGCGGCGCCAGCCTCGCGCTCCTGGACGACTCGCTGCTGCGGGCGTTCCGGTACGAGCGGCCGGGCCCTGCCGTCCGCCGGCTGACCAACGGCGCGCTGCGGCTGCGCGCCCGTACGGTACGGCTTCTGCCACCGCGGAAGTCACCGCACTACGCGCGCCGGAACCCCGAGGTCAAGGGGTACCGGGAAGGGTACGCGGTCGCCGGGCTCGGCACGTTTCCCACGCCGGGGGTCCGCGGGTGTCCGGTCCCGCACGGCCGGACACCGCAAGCCCGGAGCGAGCGGACCGAGAGCGGTCCGGAGCCCGTGCGGTAG
- a CDS encoding TerD family protein produces the protein MGVTLAKGGNVSLSKEAPGLIAVTVGLGWDVRTTTGADHDLDASALLCAEAGKVLSDAHFVFYNNLNSPDGSVRHTGDNLTGEGDDESIDVDLAGVPAEVAKIVFPVSIHDAQSRGQSFGQVRNAFIRVVNRANGVELARYDLSEDASTETAMVFGELYRHGTEWKFRAVGQGYASGLAGIASDYGVNV, from the coding sequence ATGGGTGTGACCCTGGCGAAGGGCGGCAACGTCTCCCTGTCGAAGGAGGCGCCGGGCCTGATCGCCGTGACGGTCGGACTGGGCTGGGACGTACGGACCACCACCGGCGCCGATCATGACCTCGACGCCAGTGCCCTGCTCTGCGCCGAGGCCGGAAAGGTCCTCTCCGACGCGCACTTCGTCTTCTACAACAACCTCAACAGCCCGGACGGTTCGGTCCGTCACACCGGCGACAACCTGACGGGCGAGGGCGACGACGAGTCCATCGATGTCGACCTGGCGGGGGTACCGGCCGAGGTCGCGAAGATCGTGTTCCCGGTGTCGATCCATGACGCCCAGAGCCGCGGCCAGAGCTTCGGCCAGGTCCGTAACGCGTTCATCCGCGTGGTGAACCGGGCGAACGGCGTCGAGCTGGCCCGCTACGACCTCAGCGAGGACGCGTCGACCGAGACCGCGATGGTGTTCGGCGAGCTGTACCGGCACGGCACCGAGTGGAAGTTCCGTGCCGTTGGCCAGGGTTATGCCTCGGGGCTCGCGGGGATCGCCTCCGACTACGGCGTCAACGTCTGA
- the tatA gene encoding Sec-independent protein translocase subunit TatA yields the protein MLRNGLEPWHLLIVAIVLIVLFGSKKLPDTARALGKSMRILKSETKAMKEEESR from the coding sequence ATGTTGCGCAACGGCCTGGAGCCCTGGCACCTGCTGATCGTGGCCATCGTGCTCATCGTGCTTTTCGGATCGAAGAAGCTCCCGGACACGGCCCGCGCCCTGGGGAAGTCGATGCGCATCCTCAAGAGCGAGACCAAGGCCATGAAGGAGGAGGAGTCCCGGTGA
- the mgtA gene encoding magnesium-translocating P-type ATPase: MDVTDAGTGAAGDGFTPLQVLRSLDSGPRGLLETGAEERLARLGENVLPAWRPVSWPRRFLGSLRDPFTSVLLCLGLVSALVTAWGTACVTLVLVLISCLLRSGEEHRADRSTAALRELVATTATVLRRTSADAAPRAREVPVADLVPGDVIRLGPGDLVPADVRLLRASGLTVHQSALTGESAPVPKHPVESPEPPVSSSGPFAQPHLCFQGSSVTSGSGTAVVVATGGDTRFAAAHDGRARRRTTSAFDRSVQGISWTLIRFMLLTPPLVLMANAALRGRGLETLPFAVAVAVGLTPEMLPVIVTTALARGAARLARTNGVIVKRLPALHDLGAVDVLCLDKTGTLTEDRPVVEGSVDGTGRPDPEALRWAAVGALWTLELAELPAPDALDEAVLDAAQDDAEAGDESSPLSLYDGVAALPFDPVRRLATAVVRQPGRPGIHTLVTKGAVEAVLDRCVLEGRERERLLALAAREAERGLRLLAVARADRPARTGAYTPADERGLTFLGLVTLRDLPAPSAADALGVLAARGVAVKVLTGDHPGTASRVCHDLGLRPGDVVTADRIDVLSGEELARLAGSTTVFARCTPEHKARIVAALRAGGHTTGFLGDGVNDLPALHAADVGICPRNAVDVTREAADVVLAEKDLTAIDRAVVAGRRSSGNIATYLRVTLSSNLGNVIAMLTAGLLLPFLPMLPAQVLVQNLCFDAAQLAFAFDRPAASVLRRPTVLRPRDFLRFITGFGLLNAAADLATFGVLTLALRDPAAPDDETAFHAGWFTENLLTQALVMVLLRTGRTAAERRAGGPLRAAAAGLAAVGVLLPLTAVGPLLGMSALPPLYYLLLGTVLGLYAAGLSAARRRDDRRRDDRRPYDGERGRCGSTVSGGRPG, translated from the coding sequence ATCGATGTCACGGACGCCGGTACCGGCGCTGCCGGAGACGGGTTCACCCCGCTCCAGGTGCTGCGCTCGCTGGACAGCGGACCGCGCGGGCTGCTGGAGACCGGGGCCGAGGAGCGCCTGGCGCGGCTCGGGGAGAACGTCCTTCCCGCCTGGCGTCCGGTCTCCTGGCCCCGGCGCTTCCTGGGCAGCCTCCGGGACCCGTTCACCTCGGTGCTGCTCTGTCTGGGCCTGGTGTCGGCTCTCGTGACGGCGTGGGGAACGGCCTGCGTCACCCTGGTCCTCGTCCTGATCAGCTGTCTGCTGCGCTCCGGCGAGGAACACCGCGCCGACCGCTCGACGGCCGCGCTGAGAGAGCTGGTCGCGACCACGGCGACCGTGTTGCGCCGTACGTCGGCCGATGCCGCGCCCCGTGCGCGTGAGGTTCCGGTGGCCGATCTGGTGCCGGGCGACGTGATCCGGCTCGGGCCGGGAGATCTTGTGCCCGCCGATGTGCGGCTGTTGCGCGCGAGCGGCCTCACCGTGCACCAGTCCGCGCTCACCGGAGAGTCCGCGCCGGTGCCGAAGCACCCGGTCGAGTCCCCGGAACCACCCGTGTCCTCCTCCGGCCCGTTCGCACAGCCCCACCTCTGCTTCCAGGGCAGCAGTGTGACCTCCGGCAGCGGTACTGCGGTCGTCGTCGCGACCGGCGGGGACACCCGGTTCGCCGCCGCCCATGACGGTCGCGCCCGCCGCCGAACCACGAGCGCCTTCGACCGGTCGGTGCAGGGGATCTCCTGGACCCTGATCCGCTTCATGCTGCTGACACCGCCCCTGGTACTCATGGCCAACGCGGCGCTGCGCGGCCGGGGCCTGGAGACCCTGCCGTTCGCCGTCGCCGTGGCCGTAGGCCTGACCCCCGAGATGCTGCCCGTCATCGTCACGACGGCGCTGGCCCGGGGCGCCGCCCGGCTCGCCCGCACGAACGGCGTCATCGTGAAGCGACTGCCCGCACTGCACGACCTCGGAGCGGTCGATGTCCTGTGTCTGGACAAGACGGGCACCCTGACCGAGGACCGGCCGGTCGTCGAGGGTTCGGTGGACGGGACGGGGCGGCCGGATCCGGAAGCACTGCGCTGGGCCGCGGTCGGCGCGCTGTGGACTCTGGAACTCGCCGAACTGCCGGCTCCCGACGCACTGGACGAAGCGGTTCTCGACGCGGCGCAGGACGACGCGGAGGCGGGGGACGAGAGCTCACCGCTGTCCCTGTACGACGGGGTGGCGGCGTTGCCGTTCGATCCGGTACGCCGTCTCGCCACCGCCGTGGTCCGGCAGCCCGGCCGCCCCGGCATCCACACGCTGGTCACCAAGGGTGCGGTCGAGGCCGTACTCGACCGCTGCGTACTGGAGGGACGGGAACGGGAGCGGCTGCTCGCCCTCGCCGCCCGGGAAGCGGAGCGCGGGCTACGGCTGCTCGCCGTGGCGCGGGCCGACCGTCCGGCCCGGACCGGCGCCTACACCCCGGCCGACGAGCGGGGGCTGACGTTCCTCGGCCTGGTCACCCTCCGGGACCTCCCGGCTCCCAGCGCCGCCGACGCACTCGGCGTCCTGGCGGCGCGCGGCGTGGCCGTGAAGGTTCTCACCGGCGACCATCCCGGTACCGCGTCCCGCGTCTGCCACGACCTGGGTCTGCGACCGGGCGACGTCGTGACGGCCGACCGGATCGATGTGCTGTCGGGCGAGGAGCTGGCGCGACTGGCGGGCAGTACCACCGTGTTCGCCCGGTGCACGCCGGAGCACAAGGCCCGCATCGTTGCGGCCCTGCGCGCGGGCGGGCATACCACCGGATTCCTCGGTGACGGCGTCAACGACCTCCCCGCGCTGCACGCCGCGGACGTCGGCATCTGCCCCCGCAACGCGGTCGACGTGACTCGGGAAGCGGCAGACGTCGTCCTGGCCGAGAAGGACCTCACGGCGATCGACCGGGCCGTGGTCGCGGGCCGCCGCAGCAGCGGGAACATCGCCACCTATCTGCGCGTCACGCTCTCCTCGAACCTCGGCAACGTCATCGCCATGCTGACCGCGGGGCTGCTGCTGCCGTTCCTCCCCATGCTCCCGGCGCAGGTGCTCGTGCAGAACCTCTGCTTCGACGCGGCACAGCTGGCGTTCGCGTTCGACCGGCCCGCGGCATCGGTCCTTCGCCGGCCCACCGTGCTGCGTCCTCGTGACTTCCTGCGCTTCATCACGGGCTTCGGGCTGCTCAACGCCGCCGCCGACCTCGCGACGTTCGGCGTGCTCACGCTGGCCCTGCGCGACCCGGCGGCGCCGGACGACGAGACCGCGTTCCATGCCGGGTGGTTCACCGAGAATCTGCTCACCCAGGCCCTGGTGATGGTGCTGCTGCGTACCGGGCGGACCGCCGCCGAGCGCCGCGCCGGTGGACCGTTGCGTGCGGCGGCGGCGGGGCTGGCCGCCGTCGGGGTGCTGCTGCCCCTGACCGCTGTGGGCCCGCTGCTGGGCATGTCCGCCCTCCCACCGCTCTACTACCTGCTGCTCGGCACGGTGCTCGGGCTGTACGCGGCCGGGCTGTCGGCGGCGCGCCGCCGTGACGACCGCCGCCGTGACGACCGTCGGCCGTACGACGGCGAGCGCGGGCGATGCGGGAGCACGGTCTCCGGCGGCCGACCGGGGTGA
- a CDS encoding metalloregulator ArsR/SmtB family transcription factor translates to MSTGSGGGFDDPPAEVLAEAAAAFGLLASPARLHIVWALSQGESDVTGLAERVGGTLPSVSQHLTKLKLAGLVRSRREGRRQVYLVDDPGVVSVVLLMVGQLAEEAGHPSARPVRLRELGA, encoded by the coding sequence GTGTCGACAGGTTCCGGCGGCGGTTTCGATGATCCGCCCGCGGAAGTGCTGGCCGAGGCGGCTGCCGCGTTCGGGCTCCTGGCGTCGCCCGCCCGGCTGCACATCGTGTGGGCACTGTCCCAGGGCGAGAGCGATGTGACCGGGCTCGCCGAGCGGGTGGGCGGCACACTGCCCTCGGTGAGCCAGCATCTGACGAAGTTGAAATTGGCCGGACTCGTACGCTCGCGCCGCGAGGGGCGCCGCCAGGTCTATCTGGTCGACGATCCGGGTGTCGTGAGCGTGGTACTGCTGATGGTCGGCCAGTTGGCGGAAGAGGCCGGGCACCCGTCAGCGCGACCTGTCCGCCTGCGTGAGCTCGGTGCCTGA
- a CDS encoding PPOX class F420-dependent oxidoreductase: MAHHMTDEERRAFLSEGTRTAKVSTVRADGSPHIAPVWFLLDGDDLVFSTGKETVKGRNLARDDRVALCVDDDRPPFAFAVLHGRAELSEDADRLRHWATRIAARYMGEEAAEEFGRRNGVPGELIVRVRVDKALAMAAVAD, translated from the coding sequence ATGGCACACCACATGACCGATGAAGAGCGGCGGGCCTTCCTCTCCGAGGGCACCCGTACCGCCAAGGTGTCGACCGTCCGGGCAGACGGCAGTCCGCACATCGCCCCTGTCTGGTTCCTGCTCGACGGCGACGATCTGGTGTTCAGCACCGGCAAGGAGACCGTGAAGGGCCGCAATCTCGCGCGTGACGACCGTGTGGCCCTGTGCGTCGACGACGACCGGCCTCCCTTCGCTTTCGCCGTGCTCCATGGGCGCGCCGAACTGAGTGAGGACGCCGATCGGCTCAGGCACTGGGCGACGCGCATCGCGGCCCGGTACATGGGCGAGGAGGCGGCCGAGGAATTCGGAAGGCGCAATGGCGTACCCGGCGAGCTGATCGTGCGTGTCCGTGTGGACAAGGCGCTCGCCATGGCCGCAGTGGCGGACTGA
- a CDS encoding roadblock/LC7 domain-containing protein, with translation MALDRGLDWLLDDLTSRVEHIRHALVLSNDGLVTGASTGLAREDAEHLAAVSSGLHSLARGSGRHFRAGRARQTMVEFDEALLFVTAAGDGSCLCVLTAAEADVGQVAYEMTLLVNRVGEHLGVAVRQGGETDNDRP, from the coding sequence ATGGCGCTGGACCGGGGACTTGACTGGCTCCTTGACGATCTCACCAGCAGGGTGGAACACATACGGCACGCACTGGTGCTGTCGAACGACGGTCTGGTGACCGGGGCGAGCACCGGACTGGCGCGCGAGGACGCGGAGCATCTGGCGGCGGTCTCTTCCGGCCTGCACAGCCTGGCCCGCGGATCGGGACGGCACTTCAGGGCCGGCCGAGCCCGGCAGACGATGGTCGAATTCGACGAGGCGCTGCTCTTCGTGACGGCCGCGGGCGACGGCAGCTGTCTGTGCGTGCTCACCGCAGCCGAAGCGGATGTCGGCCAGGTCGCCTACGAGATGACGTTGCTCGTCAATCGGGTCGGTGAACACCTCGGTGTCGCGGTCCGTCAGGGCGGCGAAACCGACAACGACCGCCCCTGA
- a CDS encoding GNAT family N-acetyltransferase, whose translation MLIREATAEDWPAIWPFFHTIVAAGETLTYPLQLGKEDAKDWWFLAAPNRTVVAVDDTGTVLGTAKMNRNHMGNGSHIASGTYMVDPEHSGRGVGRALCEYSVEWARASGFRAMQFNAVVETNTHAVKLYRSLGFEVLGTLPEGFNHPTEGYVGLHIMHKAL comes from the coding sequence ATGTTGATCAGGGAAGCAACCGCTGAGGACTGGCCCGCCATCTGGCCCTTCTTCCACACCATCGTCGCCGCCGGTGAGACGCTCACCTACCCGCTCCAGCTCGGCAAGGAGGACGCGAAGGACTGGTGGTTCCTCGCGGCGCCCAACCGTACGGTCGTCGCGGTCGACGACACCGGGACGGTGCTGGGCACGGCGAAGATGAACCGGAACCACATGGGCAACGGTTCACATATCGCCAGTGGCACGTACATGGTCGACCCCGAGCACTCCGGCCGGGGTGTGGGGCGGGCTCTGTGCGAGTACTCGGTGGAGTGGGCCCGTGCCTCGGGCTTCCGGGCCATGCAGTTCAACGCGGTGGTCGAGACGAACACACATGCCGTCAAGCTGTACCGATCGCTCGGCTTCGAGGTGCTGGGAACGCTGCCGGAGGGCTTCAACCATCCGACCGAGGGATACGTCGGGCTGCACATCATGCACAAGGCGCTCTGA
- a CDS encoding LAETG motif-containing sortase-dependent surface protein encodes MTIPRRSWRGAGALVAAAVVGLTGGVISAGPAAAHTPTWVVTCSDVSVDLTNYTSSVANTVTVTVDDKELLPTETFGREFHKKLTLPAHDKEVTVRLIVKDGGEGGTYSRDLTETAPVCEDETPKPTPSETKPTEPPVTSTPEPSSTPSEKPSESAPAVPAPSSSSPDLAETGSSSATPVIGGAAVAVLLAGGGILWAVRKRRTTQN; translated from the coding sequence ATGACCATACCCAGGAGATCGTGGCGTGGCGCGGGAGCACTCGTGGCCGCTGCGGTCGTCGGTCTGACCGGCGGGGTCATCTCCGCAGGTCCGGCCGCAGCTCACACCCCCACCTGGGTCGTGACCTGTTCCGATGTGAGCGTCGACCTCACCAACTACACGAGCAGTGTCGCCAATACGGTGACGGTGACGGTGGACGACAAGGAGCTGCTCCCGACGGAGACGTTCGGGCGGGAGTTCCACAAGAAGCTCACACTGCCTGCGCACGACAAGGAAGTGACCGTCCGACTGATCGTCAAGGACGGTGGCGAGGGCGGTACGTACTCGCGCGACCTGACCGAGACGGCCCCGGTGTGCGAGGACGAGACGCCGAAGCCCACACCCAGTGAGACGAAGCCGACGGAGCCCCCGGTCACGTCGACTCCCGAGCCGAGCTCCACCCCGAGCGAGAAGCCCTCGGAGTCCGCGCCCGCCGTGCCCGCACCGAGCTCCAGTTCGCCGGACCTGGCCGAGACCGGCTCGTCGTCCGCCACGCCCGTCATCGGTGGCGCCGCGGTCGCGGTTCTGCTCGCCGGCGGCGGCATCCTGTGGGCCGTCCGCAAGCGCCGTACCACCCAGAACTGA